The following coding sequences lie in one Glycine soja cultivar W05 chromosome 16, ASM419377v2, whole genome shotgun sequence genomic window:
- the LOC114389791 gene encoding uncharacterized protein LOC114389791 has product MKIWNKEQFGDTFKRVQKIESELNKLESESEHRQMTFQENMTRKKLQQDLWSAAQAHESLMRQKARSRWIKEGDCNSRYFHLLINSHRRFNVLNGVNINGSWVDNPSRVKEEVRSFFQQRFQETMSNRPVLNGTTFHTIGDQDNQLLVGRFSEEEVRKAVWDCNGDKSLGPDGLNLKFIKLFWQTIKPDVLRFLDEFHANGIIPRGANASFIALI; this is encoded by the coding sequence ATGAAAATTTGGAACAAGGAGCAGTTTGGGGACACCTTTAAAAGGGTCCAGAAGATAGAATCTGAGCTTAACAAGCTCGAATCTGAATCTGAGCACAGGCAGATGACTTTCCAAGAAAATATGACAAGGAAGAAGTTGCAGCAAGATCTCTGGTCAGCAGCCCAAGCTCACGAGTCTTTAATGAGGCAGAAGGCGAGATCGCGTTGGATTAAGGAGGGGGACTGTAATTCTCGGTATTTCCACCTGTTGATTAATTCGCATCGAAGGTTTAATGTTCTAAATGGTGTAAATATTAACGGATCCTGGGTTGATAATCCATCTAGAGTAAAAGAGGAAGTTCGTAGCTTCTTCCAACAGAGATTTCAAGAAACTATGAGCAACAGACCAGTTTTGAATGGCACCACTTTTCACACCATCGGGGATCAGGATAACCAGCTGTTGGTGGGTAGATTTAGTGAGGAAGAAGTCAGGAAAGCAGTTTGGGATTGCAATGGTGATAAGAGCCTGGGACCCGATGgtctcaatttaaaatttatcaagctTTTTTGGCAGACTATAAAACCTGATGTCCTCCGCTTTCTGGACGAATTCCATGCTAATGGTATCATCCCAAGGGGAGCTAATGCTTCTTTCATTGCCTTAATTTAG
- the LOC114391030 gene encoding protein ENHANCED DISEASE RESISTANCE 2-like isoform X1 has translation MWRRNDDGSYVVLFRSREHENFGPQLGCVRAHIEIFFMVLFFLKPRNGRPRTQVQHLMQIDLKEGWGVGYLSSFQQYCVRQMLNSVAGLREWFAQSDERNAHPRIPVMVNLSSTAVSSKKNQKPNDFSINPTSLDQMNATSRSSALIDEYFDDEEDFQIAEPEQEAYQIGLENDVRKTALEEEPAHEIDFSSFSGNLRRDDRDNARDCWKISDGNNFKVRSKHYCYEKTKKVPAGKHMLDLVAVDWFIDSKRMDHVARRHGCAAQVASEKGFFSIVLNLQCCLLSLEVCLPRIGWFVVSNEDLQLRFAFPPSRL, from the exons ATGTGGCGCCGAAATGATGATGGAAGTTATG TTGTTTTATTTCGCTCTAGGGAACATGAAAACTTTGGTCCACAGCTTGGGTGTGTTCGGGCACATATTGAAA TTTTCTTTATGGTTCTGTTTTTCTTAAAACCTCGAAATGGGAGGCCCAGGACACAAGTCCAGCATCTTATGCAGATTGATCTGAAGGAGGGATGGGGTGTGGGTTACTTGTCATCTTTTCAGCAGTATTGTGTCCGTCAAATGTTAAATAGTGTAGCTG GTTTACGTGAATGGTTTGCCCAATCAGATGAAAGAAATGCTCATCCAAGAATTCCTGTCATGGTTAATTTGTCCTCAACAGCTGTTTCTTCAAAGAAGAATCAGAAGCCAAATGATTTTTCTATCAATCCTACTTCTCTTGATCAAATGAATGCTACAAGCAGAAGTTCTGCCTTGatagatgaatattttgatgatgaagaagattttcAAATAGCAGAACCTGAACAAGAG gCATACCAAATTGGTCTTGAGAATGATGTGAGAAAAACAG CCTTGGAAGAAGAACCGGCACATGAAATTGACTTTTCTTCCTTTTCGGGCAATTTGCGCCGAGATGACCGTGATAATGCTCGTGACTGCTGGAAAATTTCTGATGGAAACAACTTCAAAGTCAGAAGCAAGCATTATTGCTATGAAAAAACAAAG AAGGTTCCTGCTGGAAAACATATGCTGGACCTTGTTGCTGTTGATTGGTTTATAGACTCAAAAAGAATGGACCATGTGGCTAGGCGTCATGGTTGTGCGGCGCAA GTTGCTTCAGAAAAAGGATTTTTCTCCATTGTTCTTAATCTTCAA TGTTGTTTGCTTTCCTTGGAGGTTTGTTTGCCGCGCATTGGGTGGTTCGTTGTCAGCAATGAGGATCTGCAACTCCGTTTTGCTTTTCCACCGTCGAG ATTATGA
- the LOC114391030 gene encoding protein ENHANCED DISEASE RESISTANCE 2-like isoform X3 gives MWRRNDDGSYVVLFRSREHENFGPQLGCVRAHIEIFFMVLFFLKPRNGRPRTQVQHLMQIDLKEGWGVGYLSSFQQYCVRQMLNSVAGLREWFAQSDERNAHPRIPVMVNLSSTAVSSKKNQKPNDFSINPTSLDQMNATSRSSALIDEYFDDEEDFQIAEPEQEAYQIGLENDVRKTALEEEPAHEIDFSSFSGNLRRDDRDNARDCWKISDGNNFKVRSKHYCYEKTKKVPAGKHMLDLVAVDWFIDSKRMDHVARRHGCAAQTKIAPKPANPHTCN, from the exons ATGTGGCGCCGAAATGATGATGGAAGTTATG TTGTTTTATTTCGCTCTAGGGAACATGAAAACTTTGGTCCACAGCTTGGGTGTGTTCGGGCACATATTGAAA TTTTCTTTATGGTTCTGTTTTTCTTAAAACCTCGAAATGGGAGGCCCAGGACACAAGTCCAGCATCTTATGCAGATTGATCTGAAGGAGGGATGGGGTGTGGGTTACTTGTCATCTTTTCAGCAGTATTGTGTCCGTCAAATGTTAAATAGTGTAGCTG GTTTACGTGAATGGTTTGCCCAATCAGATGAAAGAAATGCTCATCCAAGAATTCCTGTCATGGTTAATTTGTCCTCAACAGCTGTTTCTTCAAAGAAGAATCAGAAGCCAAATGATTTTTCTATCAATCCTACTTCTCTTGATCAAATGAATGCTACAAGCAGAAGTTCTGCCTTGatagatgaatattttgatgatgaagaagattttcAAATAGCAGAACCTGAACAAGAG gCATACCAAATTGGTCTTGAGAATGATGTGAGAAAAACAG CCTTGGAAGAAGAACCGGCACATGAAATTGACTTTTCTTCCTTTTCGGGCAATTTGCGCCGAGATGACCGTGATAATGCTCGTGACTGCTGGAAAATTTCTGATGGAAACAACTTCAAAGTCAGAAGCAAGCATTATTGCTATGAAAAAACAAAG AAGGTTCCTGCTGGAAAACATATGCTGGACCTTGTTGCTGTTGATTGGTTTATAGACTCAAAAAGAATGGACCATGTGGCTAGGCGTCATGGTTGTGCGGCGCAA ACCAAGATAGCCCCCAAACCTGCAAACCCACACACCTGCAATTGA
- the LOC114391270 gene encoding 60S ribosomal protein L13a-4, protein MVSGSGICAKRVVVDARHHMLGRLASIVAKELLNGQKVVVVRCEEICISGGLVRQKMKYLRFLRKRMNTKPSHGPIHFRAPSKIFWRTVRGMIPHKTKRGEAALARLKVYEGIPPPYDKIKRMVVPDALKVLRLQKGHKYCILGRLSSEVGWSYYDTIRELEKKRKEKAQLVYERKKQLNKLRVKAEKVAEDKLGSQLDILAPVKY, encoded by the exons atggTGTCAGGTTCGGGGATCTGCGCGAAGCGCGTGGTGGTGGACGCCCGGCACCACATGCTGGGTCGGCTCGCCTCGATTGTGGCAAAGGAGCTGCTGAACGGACAAAAAGTGGTGGTCGTGCGATGCGAAGAGATTTGCATCTCCGGTGGTCTGGTGAGGCAGAAAATGAAGTACTTGAGGTTCCTCCGCAAACGCATGAACACCAAGCCTTCCCACGGCCCCATCCACTTCCGCGCACCCTCCAAGATCTTCTGGCGCACCGTTCGTGG AATGATACCACACAAGACAAAGCGTGGGGAAGCCGCTCTCGCTCGTTTGAAGGTTTATGAGGGAATTCCTCCTCCATATGACAAGATAAAGAGAATGGTTGTTCCAGATGCTCTGAA GGTGTTGAGACTTCAGAAAGGACACAAGTACTGCATACTGGGCAGGTTGTCATCTGAAGTTGGATGGAGCTACTATGATACCATCAGG GAGctagaaaagaagagaaaggaaaaggCACAATTGGTTTATGAGAGAAAGAAGCAGCTCAACAAATTAAGGGTGAAAGCCGAGAAGGTTGCTGAAGACAAGCTCGGTTCCCAACTTGATATTCTTGCTCCAGTCAAGTACTGA
- the LOC114391030 gene encoding protein ENHANCED DISEASE RESISTANCE 2-like isoform X2 has protein sequence MWRRNDDGSYVVLFRSREHENFGPQLGCVRAHIEIFFMVLFFLKPRNGRPRTQVQHLMQIDLKEGWGVGYLSSFQQYCVRQMLNSVAGLREWFAQSDERNAHPRIPVMVNLSSTAVSSKKNQKPNDFSINPTSLDQMNATSRSSALIDEYFDDEEDFQIAEPEQEAYQIGLENDVRKTALEEEPAHEIDFSSFSGNLRRDDRDNARDCWKISDGNNFKVRSKHYCYEKTKKVPAGKHMLDLVAVDWFIDSKRMDHVARRHGCAAQVASEKGFFSIVLNLQLLR, from the exons ATGTGGCGCCGAAATGATGATGGAAGTTATG TTGTTTTATTTCGCTCTAGGGAACATGAAAACTTTGGTCCACAGCTTGGGTGTGTTCGGGCACATATTGAAA TTTTCTTTATGGTTCTGTTTTTCTTAAAACCTCGAAATGGGAGGCCCAGGACACAAGTCCAGCATCTTATGCAGATTGATCTGAAGGAGGGATGGGGTGTGGGTTACTTGTCATCTTTTCAGCAGTATTGTGTCCGTCAAATGTTAAATAGTGTAGCTG GTTTACGTGAATGGTTTGCCCAATCAGATGAAAGAAATGCTCATCCAAGAATTCCTGTCATGGTTAATTTGTCCTCAACAGCTGTTTCTTCAAAGAAGAATCAGAAGCCAAATGATTTTTCTATCAATCCTACTTCTCTTGATCAAATGAATGCTACAAGCAGAAGTTCTGCCTTGatagatgaatattttgatgatgaagaagattttcAAATAGCAGAACCTGAACAAGAG gCATACCAAATTGGTCTTGAGAATGATGTGAGAAAAACAG CCTTGGAAGAAGAACCGGCACATGAAATTGACTTTTCTTCCTTTTCGGGCAATTTGCGCCGAGATGACCGTGATAATGCTCGTGACTGCTGGAAAATTTCTGATGGAAACAACTTCAAAGTCAGAAGCAAGCATTATTGCTATGAAAAAACAAAG AAGGTTCCTGCTGGAAAACATATGCTGGACCTTGTTGCTGTTGATTGGTTTATAGACTCAAAAAGAATGGACCATGTGGCTAGGCGTCATGGTTGTGCGGCGCAA GTTGCTTCAGAAAAAGGATTTTTCTCCATTGTTCTTAATCTTCAA TTATTGAGATGA